A DNA window from Pleurodeles waltl isolate 20211129_DDA chromosome 12, aPleWal1.hap1.20221129, whole genome shotgun sequence contains the following coding sequences:
- the LOC138266947 gene encoding uncharacterized protein, producing MATPERAPARCWGDDMECKPVRGLIGPRRGGRGAGPRRGQHHRPGFQEYGPGCGPWGSGPEGHVPGPGMCGPTRGDCGPWRGEHELMQGNCNPGHRGDFHLIPGGNVPGASIPGRGNHGPDWHAHSPGRGEFMLRDTDWGPRQADYGPGRGDWGPGRGDWGPGGGDWGPGGGDWGPGGGDWGPGGGDWGPGGGDWGPGKGDWGPGKGDWGPGRGDWGPGRGPGRGDWGPGRGDWGPGRGPGRGDWGPGRGDWGPGRGSGRGDWGPDLGDWFLSRGARGPDRGNWGPGRGDSGSAQGDCGPGRGDCGPGRGDCGPGRGDCGRGPGRGHCGPGRGDCGRGGGDCGRGRGDCGPGRADCGPGRADCGPGRADCGPGRGDCGPGRGDCGPGRGDCGPGRGDCGPGRGDCGPGRGDCGPGRGDCGPGRGDCGRGRGDCGRGRGDCGRGRGDCGPGRGDCGPGIGDCGPGIGDCGPGIGDCGPGRGDCGPGRGDCGPGRGDCGPGRGDCGRGRGDCGRGRGDCGRGRGDGGPGRGDGGPGRGDGGPGRGDGGPSQGDGGPGQGGSGPMHGPSGLEQGYYGPEAELWGTVQATWWLSQFLFWCAQADGRPGLGEYGQGGGDNGPKRGSCATERGGIGDRETFLHNHHSYPGKGTCELDREVCVQGKGDCVKTKESKPSNGNNKLEPVSEVGENAMEQGQQQEWEKMKNTAQKEQGPIKLEPSKLGSQKKELVKADPLKTGLSRVQPPQAEFLKVEPPKIEPPEEKILNNEKVKTEAMSTKTPKVEVPTSDPPKMKVLKPKDSKADSLNAKLSKDIPVAKRQKADTSKPESPQAVLSKKNNVKEGPLVKSPLPSAPPVHQHTFYRPSRPSFSVPHRPPAALKQLPVHSVTPLMQGHYVKNKESKTTKGNNKFESLSKEGDNRKEHSQLREQGGLKYMTKQEEGLNKKEPSKLGSSKKEPIKAESAKVGLSRIHPPKAEFLKERPPKTELLKAKNLQNEKVKTETMRTKNPKAELSKAEPPKEKVLKAKTSETERAKLKKGPTKAGLSKAGPQRAEHLTAEFSKGIPIAKLQKARTPIPEFPQTEFPNDNMREGLLVKSQLPSVPLVHQQAFFQPCRPPQTSSVPHRPPAPPQQYPMYSVPPLMSPDPSVCQPRFPVVSYAPSMPSQVPQQLPLMPQSTVPPPFLSVPQLRPSGPPSHLPGLPLCPPFLHIPMMENNESPPRQPGYFMLTSMPTQDFPGPPAHLQRFSLQVPVPPVSPLVIHGPPSHPHALPEPPVYPQESLMSYEVPSKPQVPQQEGIVRPPPPVVMVHAPFNLTDAFPFNGPSGSVSGPYSYEGTTVMVPIPNQGTTSPAQMVFSMPHAVPFQDAWYACAPLSATPGTSYTSQKDSNSAHFTFTDQDVLGTTPSNVENLDVQKPTHNVANVQESSSQPCHGDEDIDSFMEKIKTEMQALWPDADNSLKSRSRSRSSSLSSPQRKHSRLTPSKHSSYLPRSRNLSPWSRGRSWHSRSRSRHSRSRSRGSRNRSWRSRSRSRRSRSLSRRSRSLSRRSRSLSRRSRSLSRRSRSLSRRSRSLSRRSRSLSRRSRSLSRRSRSLSRRSRSLSRRSRSRSRPLRRRSLRSRRRSLRSRHRSLSSRRRPLRSRSRSLRLRRQSLRSRNRSPR from the coding sequence ATGGCGACCCCGGAGAGGGCCCCCGCAAGGTGCTGGGGGGATGACATGGAGTGCAAGCCTGTGCGAGGTCTAATTGGCCCTCGGCGAGGAGGCCGTGGGGCTGGGCCGCGGAGGGGCCAGCATCACCGTCCTGGCTTCCAGGAATACGGGCCTGGCTGTGGTCCATGGGGGAGTGGGCCGGAGGGCCACGTGCCCGGGCCAGGGATGTGTGGACCAACGCGTGGGGACTGTGGGCCTTGGAGAGGAGAACATGAACTAATGCAAGGGAACTGCAACCCAGGACATCGAGGAGACTTCCATCTTATACCCGGTGGCAATGTGCCAGGAGCCTCTATACCTGGGAGGGGCAATCATGGACCGGACTGGCATGCCCACAGTCCTGGGCGAGGAGAGTTCATGTTAAGGGACACCGACTGGGGTCCCAGGCAAGCGGACTATGGTCCCGGCAGAGGAGACTGGGGTCCCGGCAGAGGAGACTGGGGCCCCGGCGGAGGAGACTGGGGTCCCGGCGGAGGAGACTGGGGTCCCGGCGGAGGAGACTGGGGTCCCGGCGGAGGAGACTGGGGTCCCGGCGGAGGAGACTGGGGTCCCGGCAAAGGAGACTGGGGTCCCGGCAAAGGAGACTGGGGTCCTGGCCGAGGAGACTGGGGTCCTGGCCGGGGTCCTGGCCGAGGAGACTGGGGTCCTGGCCGAGGAGACTGGGGTCCTGGCCGGGGTCCTGGCCGAGGAGACTGGGGTCCTGGCCGAGGAGACTGGGGTCCCGGCCGGGGTTCTGGCCGAGGAGACTGGGGACCTGACCTAGGAGACTGGTTTCTTAGCCGAGGAGCCCGGGGTCCCGACCGAGGCAACTGGGGTCCCGGCCGAGGAGACAGTGGTTCTGCACAAGGAGACTGTGGTCCTGGACGAGGGGACTGTGGTCCTGGACGAGGGGACTGTGGTCCTGGACGAGGGGACTGTGGTCGTGGTCCTGGACGGGGGCACTGTGGTCCTGGACGGGGGGACTGTGGTCGGGGAGGAGGAGATTGTGGTCGGGGACGAGGAGACTGTGGTCCTGGAAGAGCAGACTGTGGTCCTGGAAGAGCAGACTGTGGTCCTGGAAGAGCAGACTGTGGTCCTGGAAGAGGAGACTGTGGTCCTGGAAGAGGAGACTGTGGTCCTGGAAGAGGAGACTGTGGTCCTGGAAGAGGAGACTGTGGTCCTGGAAGAGGAGACTGTGGTCCTGGAAGAGGAGACTGTGGTCCTGGAAGAGGAGACTGTGGTCCTGGAAGAGGAGACTGTGGTCGGGGACGAGGAGACTGTGGTCGGGGACGAGGAGACTGTGGTCGGGGACGAGGAGACTGTGGTCCTGGAAGAGGAGACTGTGGTCCTGGAATAGGAGACTGTGGTCCTGGAATAGGAGACTGTGGTCCTGGAATAGGAGACTGTGGTCCTGGAAGAGGAGACTGTGGTCCTGGAAGAGGAGACTGTGGTCCTGGAAGAGGAGACTGTGGTCCTGGAAGAGGAGACTGTGGTCGGGGACGAGGAGACTGTGGTCGGGGACGAGGAGACTGTGGTCGGGGACGAGGAGACGGGGGTCCCGGCCGAGGAGACGGGGGTCCCGGCCGAGGAGACGGGGGTCCCGGCCGAGGAGACGGGGGTCCCAGCCAAGGAGACGGGGGTCCTGGTCAAGGAGGCAGTGGACCCATGCATGGGCCCAGTGGGCTGGAGCAAGGATACTATGGACCGGAGGCAGAACTGTGGGGAACTGTTCAGGCAACTTGGTGGCTTTCACAATTTCTCTTTTGGTGTGCACAAGCAGATGGAAGACCAGGATTGGGAGAATATGGACAAGGAGGCGGAGATAATGGGCCCAAGAGAGGAAGCTGTGCAACTGAAAGAGGAGGCATTGGTGATCGAGAGACGTTTTTGCACAACCACCACTCATATCCTGGAAAAGGGACTTGCGAACTAGATAGAGAAGTGTGTGTGCAAGGGAAAGGAGACTGTGTGAAAACAAAAGAGTCCAAGCCATCAAACGGCAACAACAAACTTGAGCCTGTCAGTGAAGTGGGGGAGAATGCTATGGAGCAGGGTCAACAACAAGAGTGGGAAAAGATGAAGAACACGGCTCAAAAGGAGCAAGGCCCCATCAAATTAGAACCTTCAAAACTAGGTTCGCAAAAAAAAGAACTTGTAAAAGCAGATCCTCTTAAGACAGGGCTTTCAAGAGTACAGCCTCCACAAGCAGAATTCCTGAAAGTAGAACCACCAAAGATAGAGCCCCCAGAAGAAAAGATTCTAAATAATGAGAAGGTGAAAACAGAGGCAATGAGTACTAAGACTCCAAAAGTAGAGGTTCCAACATCAGATCCTCCAAAGATGAAAGTGCTGAAGCCAAAGGACTCGAAGGCAGATTCTCTTAATGCAAAACTCTCAAAAGACATTCCAGTGGCTAAACGTCAGAAAGCAGACACCTCCAAACCAGAATCTCCACAGGCAGTACTGTcaaaaaaaaataatgtgaagGAAGGCCCACTAGTGAAGTCTCCATTACCATCAGCGCCTCCGGTACACCAACATACCTTTTACCGTCCGAGCAGACCTAGTTTCTCAGTtccacacaggccaccagcagccctaaAGCAATTGCCAGTGCACTCTGTGACACCCCTGATGCAAGGACATTATGTGAAAAACAAAGAGTCCAAGACAACAAAAGGCAACAACAAATTTGAGTCCCTCAGTAAAGAGGGGGACAATAGGAAGGAGCACAGTCAATTACGAGAACAGGGAGGGCTCAAATACATGACTAAACAGGAGGAAGGCCTCAACAAAAAGGAACCTTCAAAACTAGGTTCGTCAAAGAAAGAGCCCATAAAAGCAGAGTCTGCTAAGGTAGGGCTCTCAAGAATACATCCTCCAAAAGCAGAATTCCTTAaagaaagaccaccaaagacagagCTCCTAAAAGCAAAGAATCTACAGAATGAGAAGGTGAAAACAGAGACGATGAGGACTAAGAATCCAAAAGCAGAGCTTTCAAAAGCTGAACCTCCAAAGGAGAAAGTCCTGAAGGCAAAGACCTCTGAAACAGAAAGGGCAAAGCTGAAGAAAGGCCCCACAAAAGCAGGACTATCAAAGGCAGGGCCCCAAAGAGCAGAGCATCTAACTGCAGAGTTCTCTAAAGGCATACCAATAGCTAAACTTCAGAAAGCACGAACCCCCATACCAGAATTTCCACAGACAGAATTCCCAAACGATAACATGCGGGAAGGCCTACTAGTGAAGTCTCAGTTACCATCAGTGCCTCTAGTACACCAACAAGCATTTTTTCAGCCTTGCAGACCTCCCCAGACTTCCTCAGTACCGCAtaggcctccagcacccccacagcaATATCCAATGTACTCTGTGCCACCCTTGATGTCTCCTGATCCATCAGTATGCCAACCAAGATTTCCTGTGGTCTCGTATGCACCTAGTATGCCTTCACAGGTGCCTCAGCAACTTCCATTAATGCCACAGTCAACAGTTCCCCCTCCATTTCTGTCTGTACCCCAGCTGAGGCCCTCTGGACCACCCTCTCACCTACCAGGGCTTCCATTGTGTCCTCCCTTTCTCCATATACCCATGATGGAGAACAATGAATCACCCCCACGCCAACCTGGGTACTTCATGCTGACCTCTATGCCAACACAGGACTTCCCTGGTCCACCAGCACATTTGCAGCGTTTCTCATTGCAAGTACCAGTACCACCTGTGTCCCCTCTAGTGATTCATGGTCCACCATCTCATCCGCATGCGCTTCCTGAACCACCAGTGTATCCACAAGAGTCTCTAATGTCTTATGAGGTGCCCAGTAAACCCCAAGTGCCTCAGCAAGAAGGCATAGTGAGGCCACCCCCACCAGTAGTAATGGTCCATGCTCCCTTTAATCTGACAGATGCCTTTCCGTTCAATGGGCCTTCAGGATCAGTCAGTGGTCCTTATTCTTATGAAGGAACCACTGTTATGGTTCCAATTCCTAATCAAGGTACCACCAGCCCTGCTCAGATGGTCTTTAGTATGCCTCATGCTGTTCCCTTCCAAGATGCCTGGTATGCTTGTGCTCCCCTCAGTGCTACTCCAGGCACATCGTACACTTCACAGAAGGACTCTAACTCTGCTCATTTCACCTTTACTGATCAGGATGTATTGGGTACTACACCTTCAAATGTGGAAAATTTGGATGTCCAGAAGCCTACACACAATGTCGCCAACGTTCAAGAGAGCTCTTCTCAACCCTGTCACGGTGATGAAGACATAGACTCCTTCATGGAAAAGATTAAAACGGAAATGCAAGCTTTGTGGCCAGATGCAGATAACTCCCTCAAGTCGAGAAGTAGGAGCAGATCATCTTCATTAAGCTCTCCACAGAGAAAGCATAGTCGCCTGACTCCAAGTAAGCATTCTAGCTATTTGCCTCGGTCGAGGAATCTCTCTCCTTGGTCCAGAGGTCGATCTTGGCATTCAAGGAGTCGGTCTCGGCATTCTAGGAGTCGTTCTCGTGGTTCGAGGAATAGATCTTGGCGTTCGAGGAGTCGGTCTCGGCGCTCGAGGAGCCTGTCTCGGCGCTCGAGGAGCCTGTCTCGGCGCTCGAGGAGTCTGTCTCGGCGCTCGAGGAGTCTGTCTCGGCGCTCGAGGAGCCTGTCTCGGCGCTCGAGGAGCCTGTCTCGGCGCTCGAGGAGCCTGTCTCGGCGCTCGAGGAGCCTGTCTCGGCGCTCGAGGAGCCTGTCTCGGCGCTCGAGGAGCCTGTCTCGGCGCTCAAGAAGTCGGTCTCGGCCCTTGAGGCGTCGGTCTCTGCGCTCGAGGCGTCGGTCTCTGCGCTCGAGGCATCGGTCTCTGAGTTCGAGGCGTAGGCCTCTGCGTTCGAGGAGCCGGTCTCTGCGTTTGAGGAGGCAGTCCCTGCGGTCAAGGAATCGTTCTCCAAGGTGA